The sequence below is a genomic window from Humulus lupulus chromosome 3, drHumLupu1.1, whole genome shotgun sequence.
ATTCGAGTTGTCTAAATGACTCGTGTTGAATTTCAGGACGTACAAATGTCATGCGTTGAATAAACTTTAAAATCCAAATAAAATATAAACTCTTCATAATAATTGTTCTAACATTTTTAACAATTCTAATCAAACATAAACAATATAACAAAACTTacatcccaaaataaaagttaccaaataattaaaatataaaaatcatagcaacaacaacaaattgaaatATTTACATTGAACCGAAACTGTTTTAGCTATGCTTATAAATTTTCATATACAACCTACATTGTACTGTACTGCAAATATTTTAAAAGTGTGTGGTGCGTACAATTTCGATGGGTTGGCAATTTCTTTTCAAACACCTACTTTTTACACATAAATTATGTCCACACTGGTGTAGAAGAAGGAGAAGACACAAAGCAAAAGAAGGAGAAAAAAGTAGAAATGTATTTTCCTAAACTGAATTGTATGTTTACCACGAATAGGCTGCTGCTAATGAAGTTACAGACAGTACGTGGTAACATAAATGAGTGATAAGCTATAAGCTCTGTTGGTTAATTCGTTGTAAAGATTAGTTAAATCTGTTTTGGTTGTTAATAACACTTAACCAGTTGTAACCTTTCTGTTATTAACCAACTGTTCTTGTAATCTTTTGCATATAAATAAAGGCTAATTCTCAAGGCTTGGTAACTTTTGCAAGTCTTTGAGATACATTCTCTAATTGTGTCTATGTACCTATCACAGTCCAAGTATATAgctgatatgttggtcaagttgaAAATGGATGGTGCTAAGCCTAGCCCGAGCCCGACTTGTTCAGCTCACAAGTTGTCACTTACTGTTGGTGAACCTTTTTCTAATCACACACTGTACAGGAGCACTGTAGGAGCTTTGCAATATTTGACTTTAACCAGGCCTGACATTGCTTTCATTGTCAACAAATTAAGTCAGTTCATTCATGCTCCTACCACAGTCCATTGGGAAGCCTGTAAAAGACTGTTACGCTATCTCAAAGGGACGATTCATGAAGGTTTGCTCCTAAAACCTGCCTTGAATCTCTGTCTTTATGCTTACTCTGATGCATATTGGCTAGCTGTCCAGATGACCGAAGATCCACAGGTGGCTATGCCGTTTACTTAGGCAGCAATCTCATTTCTTGGTCTGCAAAGAAGCAGCAAGTTGTGGCACGGTCGAGTACGGAAAGTGAGTTCCGAGCACTTGCAAATACAGCTGCTGAAGTGAAATGTATCTCATCCATTTTAGCTGAACTTCATGTATTACTTCCAGCTGCTCCAATCATTTGGGTTGATAATCAAGGAGCTGCATCACTGGCTGCAAATCCTGTCTTCCATGCTCGCTCAAAACATATCGAGATTGATCTTCATTTTGTTAGAGATCAAATCTTGGCCATGCAACTTGACGTGCGATATGTTCCCTCTGTCAACAAAGTAGCTGATGTTTTAACAGAAGCTTTGTCTTGTGATCGATTTGCTTACTTAAAATCCAAGCTCAAAGTGTGGTCAACACCATTTCGCTTGAGGGGGATGATAAGCTATACAGTAGCTCAATTGGTTAATTCGTTGTAAAGATTAGTTAAATCTGTTTTGGTTGTTATTTACACTTAAACAGTTGTAACCTTTCTTTTATTAACCAACTGTTCTTGTAATCTTTTGCATATAAATAAAGGCTAATTCTCAAGGCTGGTAAATTTTGCAAGTCTTTGAGATACATTCTCTAATTGTGAGTAACAACAGTAACTACTTGTAACAGACTTGAAAACAAGTGTTAACTCTTAGTTCCAAGTTGGTTAGTTCTTTTTTATTCATGGATTATTGTTCCCAAGTTAGAGATTCAATTATTGGTTGATGCCATTGTTAGCAGATTTTTCTGAAATTTACTACTATTTTATTTTGCAAAGAATTTTAAGACTCGTggcaaaaaataaaaacatttcAAATACTCTATATATTCTTTAATTCCCCCGTAAACGTTGAGTCTAAAACTAGAATTTTAGCTTGATTCGTTTTTCttgtcatttttattaatatcaCACTAGTCAAATCAAATGATATGGCATATGCATAGCAGTTGTGAAAGGTTTCTTGTTATTTATGCAGCCATTGACGAAAGAAGCAACTTCTTCATTAAAAACGACACAAAAAACGAATACAAGACATTGGTACAACGCCCACTCTGGATACAAAATGTGAATAAAAGATTCACAACTCTCACACTCCCTCAAATTCAAAGGAAAGACATAGAGAAAACACCATTTAGGGAGGTCTTGTCTTATTATTCTCTACTCACTACTCCTCATCCCATTCATCATTCTTGTATGATACTAGAGTGTTGACCTTGTGAATCTGCATAAACCCAACACAACAATCCACTCAATCAAAATCCATAATTTGTATCAAACCATATTTAAAATTCATATTTTCCAAGACTTGCCTTTGTATCAAAAGAATGCAATTTCACCATCTGGGGATTAGCAATCAGTTTGGGATCACTTTCAATCCAAGTGAATGGTACTGCAACATCTTTATCTGTATATGCTAGAACATCAAACACACCTAAACACAAACAAAAAACAATACCATAATAAGTAACATGTAAAGTGTAATTTCACCATAGCTGAGTGAACAAGTgttatttgtttgtttgtttctttctttcttacAGGGCTCGTCAAGGCATGGCAAGTAAGTAATACTAGAAGCAATCTGTCTCATGATTGCTTGAATCTCCCTCATAATTTCTTTGTCACTTTTTTCCCTTGACACCCTGagaaatcaaataataaacaAACACAAAACAAGATTAAATAACatgaagtaaagaaaagaaaatctTTAGAGAAAAGAAAAAGTTTGGCTGACGAAGTTAAATTATTTTTACCCTTTCTCAACAACCTCGCCATCGGTCTCAATGCTGAAGTTCCACCTCTCCAAAACTTCATTTGTAGACTTGCTCATTATCACAAGAACTAATCTTTGTAACTGGCCAGCTTCCAACCACTCTATTGGaaatattcaaaatttgaaatttcAGTATCCAAAAGATTGGCAGAAATCGACTGTTTCCATGTCATGATCAAAGCCAAGGATAACATACATGATGAAATGGATAATTGATCCCCTTTTCCTACATTTTCTAGGCATCCAAACAGAATAGACTAACCTGAAAGCTGTGCGTTTAGGTTGGAAATGAATGATTTGACACCCTCGTCTTCGGTAAGCAGCATAGGGAGCCCATATTTCTTCACTTTTACAAAACTCTCTTCAGGATAAACTCCCCGATTATACAGAATGCTATATCATTATCCATTCAACATTAGTTCCAAACCCCAGATCAACatacttgtatatatatatatgtgtgtatatattaaTTTACAAGAAAAGAGATAAAGACCCTAACCTGTTTGCAGCATAGCCTGAAAAAAAGTGAtccaaaagaaaattaaaagtaGAATAATCAGACAAATGAACGTAAAAAGAATCCAAAGAAAAGTCACACACGAGAGAAAAACCTACCGAAGAACTCGCTGACGATCGCCGCAGAGCCTCGAATTGTAATTATGTCTTTAGTTGTTGTCTTTGCAGCCATTTTCTAAGAAAGAAATCTCTTATTTTTTCAGGAAGAAAGACAAATGGTATTTGTTCAAGAAACGAAACTGGAAAATGGGTTGGGCTTGATTTCGAGTATGATTGAGAAAAAATTGAACTTTGAGTGATGCGAGATTGGAGGCTGAAGAAATAAAGATCAGATTTTTAGCAGTGAAGAGATGAGTGGAAGAACAACGGCTAGTTTATTTTTGGAACCTTTTCGAGGCCAACGGTAACATTTTAAAAATTAGGAAAAAGTGGGTCCCACTTTTATTCGAATTTAATATTTGTTTTTTTAGGGATTAATGGGATGTCACTTTCAACGGCCCTAATTTGATGTCACATAGGAGGAAACTGAATGGttgtttttagaaaaatatatttcattATAGCTTAAATTCAATTTAGTAATTATATATGtgttaatttattaataatgataatgattttcttggcaataataattttttttggacCTTTCATCATAAATAAATTAAGAGCTAAAAATCAAAAAAGAAATAATTAGGCTGTGTCAATTGGAACTTGTATAAAGATTGTGAGGAAATTAAACTAAACAtgagaatttttttaaaactttgaaaaatgtgacctttttttttcttaagtttcttatagcatatttttttttgtttacatttttcttgtagtttttttttcttatatttataatattttatttgtatatCATATTTTAGTATAACTAGTCGTAATATATTTTGAGGTTGTTTTTATAAGAGATAATAGtgacaaaattattcaaatactTATAATTCTTACAGTTAAATACCTAAGTAAAAATTTTAATAGCAAAACTACTTAGTGGCAATTCTTGGACTTAACACCCTGCTATTAAGTCAACTGATAAAACTAACCCTATGAAACACGTGAGAGCCTctaatttgtctatttttttaattaatttttaaataatttaaaatgaattaaaaattcctgaagaaataacatattttaaattcataaaaaattaaacacttgtattttaaaaactaaaaaaataacattaatttaatgaaaaatgtaaataaaaatcataaaaatttcatttttaatcaacatgaaattagtttgTTTTTAGATTTTGATCAAAATTAAAATGaaatttcattattttatttagatttttcattaaattaattttttttagttttaaaaatacttGCTTTAATTTttggaatttaaaatattaatttttttctaaatttttaattatttttatttttaacaatcaaaataattttttattttttcctgaattttttacatatttttaattatttttaaaatattttggacgAATTGAAGGCTAACACGTGTTCCACAAAGTTAATTTTAACAATTGACTTAACGACATGAAGTTAAGTGTAAGAAAATCCACTACTAAAGTAGTTTTGCCATCAAAATTTCTACATGAGTATTTAACTACTTGAGTAGTTTTGACGTCATtatcctttttttttaattttaatctatttgtcattcatattttataaaacattttttaaaaagaaaaaaactaagaCCTTCTTTACCATgcttttttattcttcttcttttcttccattTTATATTT
It includes:
- the LOC133821008 gene encoding mitotic spindle checkpoint protein MAD2; translation: MAAKTTTKDIITIRGSAAIVSEFFGYAANSILYNRGVYPEESFVKVKKYGLPMLLTEDEGVKSFISNLNAQLSEWLEAGQLQRLVLVIMSKSTNEVLERWNFSIETDGEVVEKGVSREKSDKEIMREIQAIMRQIASSITYLPCLDEPCVFDVLAYTDKDVAVPFTWIESDPKLIANPQMVKLHSFDTKIHKVNTLVSYKNDEWDEE